The Candidatus Zixiibacteriota bacterium region GAGCAGGCCCGGGTTGTGCCTCTGGAGGAGAGGGTCAATATCGCCGATGTCGCCCAGGCGTTGAATGCTATCGGGGCGGCCCCGCGTGATATAATCGCCATCTTCCAGGCACTCAAACAAACCGGAGCGCTCAGAGCGGAGTTAATCGTACTATGAGCAATTTCAATGTCAGCCTGATTCAGGCTGCTTCCACCGATACTCAGGCGCATGATGAGCGTCGGCTGAGAAAAGCGGTAGAAGGCTTCGAGTCGATGTTTCTGCTTCAGCTTCTGAAGTCGATGCGTTCGGCATATCTATCCGGTGATAAAAAAGGCGGTCTTGGACAGGATACCTTTTTCTCGATTTGTGATCAAGCCCTGGCGGACAAGCTCGGCAAGGAAGGCGCGCTCGGTATCGGTGATCAACTCTTTCAGAAGTTGAGCCGGACTTACTTGAACAAGGATGATAAGCCCGGGCTGGAGAACACCGATCCGCGTCATCTGCCACTCAATCGCACGCCCGATTCGAGTGATACAAAAGCATATAAGAAAATTTATGAAGCATATATGAAGCTCAACCGGGAGAAGCACAGCGCTCCCGATATCTATTACACATTTGAACCCAATTCACCTGATTTCATAAATCATTACAGCCGTGTGAACAAGTCTGAAACTAAACCGGACGAAGCGCAGGTAATTGCAGAAATCGACGCGGCTGTCAACAAGGCGGCTAAAAAGTACGATCTCCCGACGGATTTGCTCAGGGCCGTGATCAAGGTCGAATCCAACGGCAATCCCCAGGCGGTTTCTCCCCGGGGTGCGAAGGGGCTGATGCAGTTGATCGACTCGACTGCCAATAATATGGGTGTAGAAAATGTATTTAAACCCGAAGATAATATTATGGGAGGGGCCCGCTATCTGCGCCAGCTCCTGGACCATTTCAAGGGTGATCTGAAACTGGCATTGGCGGGCTATAACGCCGGTCCGGCCAATGTCAAAAAGTTTGGCGGAATACCACCGTTTCCGGAAACTCAGAACTATGTGAAAAAAGTGATAAATATCATGAGTGCGAACGAGATAGGTAGTAAAGATTCCAAAACCCTGGCCGATATTGAGTAAGGAGGAAGGGTGGAGAATCCACACAAGACAATAGCGGAGATAGTTGAACAGGAAGCTGTCTGCCTGGAAGAATTTTTGAAACTGCTGGTTGCACAGCAGAAGTACCTCGTGGAAAATGACATCGATCAACTCAAGGCTGGAGTTGACAGACAGCAGGAATTGATAGATAGGGTAAAAAACTTGGAGAAGAATCGGTTTGAGGTCCTGGCGAATTATTCCCGCCAGCATGATCTGGATCCCGCTGAGATTACGATCACGAGGCTGGCAAACCAGGCTGAGGGAAAGATTGCCGACAAATTATTGAAACTTCAGAATTCGCTAATGTCGCTTCATTCCAAGATCGAAAAAGCCAAGCGTAAAAACGAGTTCTTGATCGAACATTCCATGAAACACATAGAAGGAACAATTAAGCTCATAGCCGGAAAAAATGGAACAGGGAGTGATTACTCTCCCCATGAGAAAAAGGGAAATCTCATGGTGAGTAAAACAATTTAATTCCAAGGAGAGGAAGATATGTACGGCCTGTTTACCGGATTGGAAATAGGAAAGCGAGCGCTTATGTCATCGCAGCTCGCGATCAACACTACCGGTCACAACATGGCCAACGTCAACACCCCGGGTTTTTCCCGACAGCGTGTCTCTGTGGCGACTGCTTATCCGGCACAGACGATGTGGGGCAAAGCCGGTACAGGTGTTGAAATCAACGGCGTTGAGCACATTCGTGATCAGTTTCTTACCGGCCAGTATCGCGATGAAAATGCCAGCCTGGGAAGCTGGGAATATCGCGAGAAAAACATGATGACAATCGAAAGCTTTTTCAATGAACCGACCGAGAACGGTCTCGGCCATACGCTCGATGAGTTCTGGGTGTCGTGGGAAAATCTGGCAGGCGCCGATGCCTCCAATCCCGCTTTGCGTACTGAGGTGCTGTCACGCGCAGAAGTACTGACAAACAGGTTTCATCAGCTCGACCGCCAGTTACATGACCTCAGGCAGAATATCGATCTGGAGATTCGCAACCAGGTACTGGATCTCAATGAACTTGGGCGCCAGATCGCCGACTTGAACCGTCAGATCAGCCTGCAGGAACTCGGCAGTCAGAAAGCCAATGACCTGCGCGACCGCAGGGATCACTTAGTCGATGAGCTGTCGAAGTTTGTCGATGTCTCCGTGATGGATAAAAGCAACGGAACAGCTACTGTTCTGATCGGTTCGATGGCATTTGTCGATGGTGATGATTACCTTAAACTCGACACAGAAATCACCTCGAATAACGGTATCTCCACCACTGATATAGTCTGGGAAGGTACCAGTATGGAAGTGCGCTTCCGCGATGGCGAAATGGCCGCCATGATCGCCGCCCGTGATGTCGATGTGCTCAAATACGAGGGCTACCTCGACAGTCTGGCCAAGACGATAGTCGAATCAGTCAACCAGGTTCACCGCACAGGATATGGTCTCGACGATCAGACCGGACGCGATTTCTTCGATTCTCGTTATATCGACGCTGAGCATATTTCTATCAGCGGCGATGTATTGGATCAGCCGAACAGTATCGGCGCGGCCGCTGCGGCCGGTACTCCGGGGGATGGTTCGATCGCCCAGCAGATCGCGGACACTATGAAGTATTCACGCATAATGGACAATAATACAGCCACGATCTCCGAGTACTATGGCGGAATCGTGGGACGAATCGGTATCGCCACCCAGGAGGCGACTAATTACAAAGACAACTATGGTATGCTCGTGCAGCAGATTGAAAATCAGAGGCAGTCTGTTCAGGGTGTTTCCATGGATGAAGAGATGATAAATCTGGTAAAATTCCAGAACGCCTATGACGCCGCCGCCCGCGTGATCACGACCATGGATCAGGCGCTGGAAACGCTGATTCACAATACCGGTGTCGTCGGTCGATAAGTAGTTGCGGCGCCGCACGAAGCAGCGCAT contains the following coding sequences:
- the flgI gene encoding flagellar biosynthesis protein FlgA (part of the basal body which consists of four rings L, P, S, and M mounted on a central rod; Bradyrhizobium has one thick flagellum and several thin flagella; the Bradyrhizobium protein in this cluster is associated with the thin flagella) — its product is EQARVVPLEERVNIADVAQALNAIGAAPRDIIAIFQALKQTGALRAELIVL
- a CDS encoding transglycosylase SLT domain-containing protein, giving the protein MSNFNVSLIQAASTDTQAHDERRLRKAVEGFESMFLLQLLKSMRSAYLSGDKKGGLGQDTFFSICDQALADKLGKEGALGIGDQLFQKLSRTYLNKDDKPGLENTDPRHLPLNRTPDSSDTKAYKKIYEAYMKLNREKHSAPDIYYTFEPNSPDFINHYSRVNKSETKPDEAQVIAEIDAAVNKAAKKYDLPTDLLRAVIKVESNGNPQAVSPRGAKGLMQLIDSTANNMGVENVFKPEDNIMGGARYLRQLLDHFKGDLKLALAGYNAGPANVKKFGGIPPFPETQNYVKKVINIMSANEIGSKDSKTLADIE
- the flgK gene encoding flagellar hook-associated protein FlgK, encoding MYGLFTGLEIGKRALMSSQLAINTTGHNMANVNTPGFSRQRVSVATAYPAQTMWGKAGTGVEINGVEHIRDQFLTGQYRDENASLGSWEYREKNMMTIESFFNEPTENGLGHTLDEFWVSWENLAGADASNPALRTEVLSRAEVLTNRFHQLDRQLHDLRQNIDLEIRNQVLDLNELGRQIADLNRQISLQELGSQKANDLRDRRDHLVDELSKFVDVSVMDKSNGTATVLIGSMAFVDGDDYLKLDTEITSNNGISTTDIVWEGTSMEVRFRDGEMAAMIAARDVDVLKYEGYLDSLAKTIVESVNQVHRTGYGLDDQTGRDFFDSRYIDAEHISISGDVLDQPNSIGAAAAAGTPGDGSIAQQIADTMKYSRIMDNNTATISEYYGGIVGRIGIATQEATNYKDNYGMLVQQIENQRQSVQGVSMDEEMINLVKFQNAYDAAARVITTMDQALETLIHNTGVVGR